From the genome of Gorilla gorilla gorilla isolate KB3781 chromosome 4, NHGRI_mGorGor1-v2.1_pri, whole genome shotgun sequence, one region includes:
- the CLTB gene encoding clathrin light chain B isoform X1 yields the protein MADDFGFFSSSESGAPEAAEEDPAAAFLAQQESEIAGIENDEGFGAPAGSHAAPAQPGPTSGAGSEDMGTTVNGDVFQEANGPADGYAAIAQADRLTQEPESIRKWREEQRKRLQELDAASKVTEQEWREKAKKDLEEWNQRQSEQVEKNKINNRIADKAFYQQPDADIIGYVASEEAFVKESKEETPGTEWEKVAQLCDFNPKSSKQCKDVSRLRSVLMSLKQTPLSR from the exons ATGGCTGATGACTTTGGCTTCTTCTCGTCGTCGGAGAGCGGGGCCCCGGAGGCGGCGGAGGAGGACCCGGCGGCCGCCTTCCTGGCCCAGCAGGAGAGCGAGATTGCAGGCATAGAGAACGACGAGGGCTTCGGGGCACCTGCCGGCAGCCACGCGGCCCCCGCGCAGCCGGGCCCCACGAGTGGGG CTGGTTCTGAGGACATGGGGACCACAGTCAATGGAGATGTGTTTCAG GAGGCCAACGGTCCTGCTGATGGCTACGcagccattgcccaggctgacagGCTGACCCAGGAGCCTGAGAGCATCCGCAAGTGGCGAGAGGAGCAGAGGAAACGGCTGCAAGAGCTGG ATGCTGCATCTAAGGTCACAGAACAGGAATGGCGGGAGAAGGCCAAGAAGGACCTGGAGGAGTGGAACCAGCGCCAGAGTGAACAAGTAGAGAAGAACAAGATCAACAACCG GATCGCTGACAAAGCATTCTACCAGCAGCCAGATGCTGATATCATCGGCTACGT GGCATCCGAGGAGGCTTTCGTGAAGGAATCCAAGGAGGAGACCCCAGGCACAGAGTGGGAGAAGGTGGCCCAGCTATGTGACTTCAACCCCAAGAGCAGCAAGCAGTGCAAAGATGTGTCCCGCCTGCGCTCGGTGCTTATGTCCCTGAAGCAGACGCCACTGTCCCGCTAG
- the HIGD2A gene encoding HIG1 domain family member 2A, mitochondrial produces the protein MATPGPVIPEVPFEPSKPPVIEGLSPTVYRNPESFKEKFLRKTRENPVVPIGCLATAAALTYGLYSFHRGNSQRSQLMMRTRIAAQGFTVAAILLGLAVTAMKSRP, from the exons ATGGCGACTCCCGGCCCTGTGATTCCGGAGGTCCCCTTTGAACCATCGAAGCCTCCAGTCATTGAGGGGCTTAGCCCCACTGTTTACAGGAATCCAGAGAGTTTCAAGGAAAAGTTCCTTCGCAAGACCCGCGAGAACCCGGTGGTACCCATAG GTTGCCTGGCCACGGCGGCCGCCCTCACCTACGGCCTCTACTCCTTCCACCGGGGCAACAGCCAGCGCTCTCAGCTCATGATGCGCACCCGGATCGCCGCCCAGGGTTTCACGGTCGCAGCCATCTTGCTGGGTCTAGCTGTCACCGCTATGAAGTCTCGACCCTAA
- the CLTB gene encoding clathrin light chain B isoform X2 produces the protein MADDFGFFSSSESGAPEAAEEDPAAAFLAQQESEIAGIENDEGFGAPAGSHAAPAQPGPTSGAGSEDMGTTVNGDVFQEANGPADGYAAIAQADRLTQEPESIRKWREEQRKRLQELDAASKVTEQEWREKAKKDLEEWNQRQSEQVEKNKINNRASEEAFVKESKEETPGTEWEKVAQLCDFNPKSSKQCKDVSRLRSVLMSLKQTPLSR, from the exons ATGGCTGATGACTTTGGCTTCTTCTCGTCGTCGGAGAGCGGGGCCCCGGAGGCGGCGGAGGAGGACCCGGCGGCCGCCTTCCTGGCCCAGCAGGAGAGCGAGATTGCAGGCATAGAGAACGACGAGGGCTTCGGGGCACCTGCCGGCAGCCACGCGGCCCCCGCGCAGCCGGGCCCCACGAGTGGGG CTGGTTCTGAGGACATGGGGACCACAGTCAATGGAGATGTGTTTCAG GAGGCCAACGGTCCTGCTGATGGCTACGcagccattgcccaggctgacagGCTGACCCAGGAGCCTGAGAGCATCCGCAAGTGGCGAGAGGAGCAGAGGAAACGGCTGCAAGAGCTGG ATGCTGCATCTAAGGTCACAGAACAGGAATGGCGGGAGAAGGCCAAGAAGGACCTGGAGGAGTGGAACCAGCGCCAGAGTGAACAAGTAGAGAAGAACAAGATCAACAACCG GGCATCCGAGGAGGCTTTCGTGAAGGAATCCAAGGAGGAGACCCCAGGCACAGAGTGGGAGAAGGTGGCCCAGCTATGTGACTTCAACCCCAAGAGCAGCAAGCAGTGCAAAGATGTGTCCCGCCTGCGCTCGGTGCTTATGTCCCTGAAGCAGACGCCACTGTCCCGCTAG